Proteins found in one bacterium genomic segment:
- a CDS encoding amidophosphoribosyltransferase, which translates to MSGIFGVVSKEDCVEILFYGTDYHSHLGTEYGGMAVLGEDFTRQIHNISQDQFKSKFYQDFKRMKGNKGIGVISAFDEQPIYLNSKFGPFCIVTNGILENIEELAGGLLEKGITFSEVSKGMVNVTELVAKLISQGNNLIDGIEKMFDAIDGSCSLLLLNRDGVYAARDRYGYTPLVVGKREDAWAVTSETSAFPNIEFKTVKYLEPGEIILINEKGMLQRKPGGEMNQICAFLWIYIGFPASNYEGINVETVRERCGRFLAKRDKDIEVDIVSGVPDSGTAHALGYAMESGKPYRRPLVKYTPGYGRSYTPPSQEIRDLIARMKLIPIKEIIEGNRIVVCEDSIVRGTQLKNFTIKKLWDNGAREVHIRPACPPLMFPCRFNFSTRSIYELAARRAIRSMEGQDVKNVSKYIDHNSQEYKKMVEWIANELEGTTLKYQTVDDMVKAIGLPKEKLCLYCWTGEYPKPMAGKGKKKEKNPAVKKRAEAKRKV; encoded by the coding sequence ATGAGTGGGATTTTTGGAGTGGTTTCTAAGGAAGATTGTGTAGAGATTCTCTTCTATGGGACGGATTACCATTCCCATTTGGGCACAGAATATGGAGGTATGGCAGTCCTGGGAGAGGATTTCACCCGCCAGATACACAATATAAGCCAGGATCAGTTTAAGTCAAAATTCTATCAAGATTTCAAGCGTATGAAGGGCAACAAGGGCATCGGCGTTATTAGCGCCTTTGATGAACAGCCTATTTATTTAAACTCCAAGTTTGGTCCGTTTTGTATAGTCACTAATGGCATCTTAGAAAATATCGAAGAATTAGCAGGGGGGCTTTTGGAAAAAGGAATAACCTTCAGTGAAGTGAGTAAAGGTATGGTTAATGTAACTGAGCTTGTAGCCAAGTTAATCAGTCAGGGGAACAATTTGATAGATGGCATAGAGAAGATGTTCGATGCCATAGACGGTTCCTGCTCACTTTTACTATTGAATAGAGATGGAGTCTATGCTGCCAGAGATAGGTATGGGTATACGCCCCTGGTAGTGGGAAAGCGAGAGGATGCTTGGGCAGTTACTTCCGAGACTAGCGCCTTCCCCAATATTGAGTTCAAAACGGTAAAATACCTCGAACCTGGAGAGATAATTCTGATAAACGAGAAGGGCATGCTCCAAAGGAAGCCGGGTGGAGAGATGAATCAAATCTGTGCATTTCTCTGGATATACATCGGCTTTCCTGCTTCCAACTATGAAGGGATAAATGTGGAGACAGTAAGGGAAAGGTGCGGAAGGTTTCTGGCAAAAAGGGATAAGGATATAGAAGTAGATATAGTCTCTGGAGTTCCCGATTCAGGAACTGCACACGCGCTGGGATATGCAATGGAGTCGGGAAAGCCTTACCGGCGACCTCTGGTGAAATATACGCCCGGGTATGGGAGAAGTTATACTCCTCCTTCGCAGGAGATTCGAGATTTGATAGCCAGGATGAAGCTCATTCCTATCAAAGAGATAATTGAAGGTAACAGGATTGTAGTATGTGAGGATTCTATAGTCAGAGGGACTCAGCTTAAGAACTTCACCATAAAGAAGCTATGGGATAACGGTGCCCGGGAGGTTCACATAAGGCCCGCCTGCCCTCCGTTGATGTTTCCCTGCAGGTTTAATTTCTCCACGCGTTCCATCTATGAACTCGCTGCCCGCAGGGCCATTCGCAGCATGGAGGGGCAAGATGTGAAGAATGTGTCAAAGTATATAGACCATAATTCTCAAGAATATAAGAAAATGGTGGAATGGATTGCTAATGAGTTAGAAGGCACCACTCTTAAATACCAGACTGTGGATGACATGGTGAAGGCCATCGGGCTTCCTAAGGAGAAGCTGTGCCTTTATTGCTGGACTGGCGAATATCCAAAACCAATGGCGGGTAAGGGAAAAAAGAAGGAGAAAAACCCGGCTGTTAAGAAGAGAGCGGAAGCCAAGAGAAAAGTATGA
- a CDS encoding permease, whose amino-acid sequence MVIATVIMGLLAIILVSIGYYKGGGEHVLGLKSAMNMTIQILPLVIFAFIVASMVQVLIPHEFLSKWIGKGSGIRGILIGTVAGSLVTGGPYVSLPIAAGLLRSGASVGTTVAFLTGWSLCAFGRLPIEVGVMGWKFTLIRMVSTFFFPPIAGLIANRLFS is encoded by the coding sequence ATGGTAATTGCTACGGTTATAATGGGTCTTCTGGCGATTATTCTTGTTTCTATCGGTTATTACAAAGGAGGAGGAGAACATGTTCTGGGATTGAAATCAGCAATGAACATGACCATCCAGATTCTTCCTTTAGTAATTTTTGCCTTTATAGTAGCTAGTATGGTTCAGGTTCTTATTCCTCATGAATTTCTATCAAAGTGGATAGGTAAAGGATCTGGCATACGGGGTATACTCATCGGCACAGTAGCGGGTAGTTTGGTAACAGGTGGTCCCTATGTCAGTTTACCGATTGCCGCAGGGCTTTTGCGTTCCGGTGCCAGTGTAGGAACTACGGTGGCATTCTTGACCGGATGGTCGCTGTGTGCATTTGGCAGGTTGCCGATAGAAGTGGGCGTGATGGGCTGGAAATTTACACTCATTCGGATGGTGAGCACATTTTTCTTCCCCCCTATTGCTGGGCTAATAGCAAATAGATTATTTTCATAG
- the carA gene encoding glutamine-hydrolyzing carbamoyl-phosphate synthase small subunit, translating into MRGVLVLEDGSYFEGISIGKAGERIGEVILNTAVVGYQEIMTDPANAGKILVFTYPLIGNYGVAKKFSESKKCWIEALIMKEESKMYSNWQAEDSFNNFLKKEHLVTISEVDTRTLAVKIRDSGQMLGIVSTLVPLAGKETKIGKLVKKVKDYKKYMKRNFITNISREITEIKGNTSGPKIVILDLGILNSFLEQLKTLGCNLTLLPYNTDADKILGLNPDGLIISNGPEEDEAISGIVEVVKRLIGKIPLLGISLGHEIICLALGGRLRKLKLGHRGVNYPVKSSSSYKGDITVQNHSFVVDEESIKGREDINITLRNVNDDSIEEMESGPLKFISTQYYPVSPGFDEVNGVFRRFLEMVK; encoded by the coding sequence GATTTTAAATACTGCTGTTGTTGGATACCAGGAGATTATGACCGACCCGGCAAATGCGGGCAAGATTCTGGTTTTCACTTATCCCTTGATAGGCAATTATGGTGTAGCCAAGAAATTTTCTGAGTCTAAAAAATGTTGGATAGAGGCCTTGATTATGAAAGAGGAAAGTAAAATGTATTCCAACTGGCAGGCAGAGGACAGTTTCAATAATTTCCTTAAGAAGGAACATCTGGTCACGATAAGCGAGGTGGATACAAGGACACTGGCTGTCAAGATTAGAGATAGCGGCCAGATGCTGGGAATAGTTTCCACTTTGGTGCCGCTCGCTGGCAAGGAGACAAAGATTGGTAAGTTAGTTAAAAAGGTAAAAGATTATAAGAAATATATGAAAAGGAATTTCATAACAAATATCTCAAGAGAGATTACAGAAATTAAAGGTAATACTTCAGGACCAAAGATAGTTATATTGGACTTGGGAATCTTGAATAGTTTTCTCGAACAATTAAAGACTCTGGGATGCAATCTTACATTATTGCCCTATAATACTGATGCAGACAAAATTCTGGGATTGAATCCCGATGGCTTGATTATTTCTAACGGACCGGAAGAAGATGAAGCAATTTCCGGAATTGTAGAGGTAGTTAAGAGGCTCATCGGCAAAATTCCTCTCTTGGGTATCTCTTTAGGACATGAGATAATCTGTCTTGCCTTAGGAGGTAGACTTAGGAAACTCAAACTAGGTCATCGCGGTGTAAATTATCCAGTGAAGTCATCTTCTTCATATAAAGGTGATATCACGGTTCAAAACCATTCATTTGTTGTGGATGAGGAGTCAATAAAGGGTAGAGAGGACATCAACATTACCCTGCGCAATGTCAATGATGACTCAATCGAGGAGATGGAAAGTGGCCCGCTAAAGTTTATTTCCACCCAGTACTATCCAGTAAGTCCTGGATTTGATGAGGTAAATGGAGTATTCAGAAGATTTTTAGAAATGGTAAAGTGA
- a CDS encoding 2-hydroxymuconate tautomerase, which produces MVDSQVYKTYNLITSNFEEEKMPLVNVDLWEGRKVEQKKKLVAGITNLFVEITGCPREAVTVIIRDVPKHNWGIGGELSSEKFKEK; this is translated from the coding sequence GTGGTTGACTCTCAGGTTTATAAGACATATAATCTAATTACTTCCAATTTTGAGGAGGAAAAAATGCCATTAGTGAATGTGGATTTATGGGAAGGTCGCAAGGTTGAGCAGAAGAAAAAATTGGTGGCAGGAATCACCAATTTATTTGTAGAAATTACCGGATGTCCCAGGGAAGCGGTTACGGTGATAATCAGGGATGTCCCCAAGCATAACTGGGGAATTGGAGGTGAATTGAGTTCAGAAAAATTTAAAGAAAAGTAA
- the carB gene encoding carbamoyl-phosphate synthase large subunit — MPKRKDINKILIIGSGPIVIGQACEFDYSGSQACKALREEGYFTILVNSNPATIMTDPDMADVTYVEPLTVEVVTEIIRKERPDAILPTLGGQTGLNLAYFLMKEGILEKYGVESLGADVEAISRAEDRELFKKAMQEIGVDVPKSGIATNLEEGMRIGLEIGFPLILRPAYCLGGSGGSTAYNKEELEEFLIKGLEISPVGQVLVEQSVLGWKEIEYEVMRDCVDNVIMITSMENVDPMGVHTGDSIVVAPSQSLTREEYAQFVNLSKKIIRKVGITGGGANIQFGQNPDNGHIVIIEVNPRLSRSSALASKATGFPIARVATKLAVGFTLPEVLNQITGKTTSFFEPTVDYCVFKICRFTFEKFPQVQRVINTSMKAVGEAMSIGRNFKEALQKGIRSTETGRFGLGSDGKDKITDKALKSASEDLIQEIKEKIRIPHDERLFFIRYGLELGLTVDEIYELSKIDRWFIDNMKQIVELGKEIKRYKGKNAKSKIKISPELLKKAKKDGFSDIQLAYLLNSTEKKIRSYRKKCNIKAVYKLVDTCAGEFKAEKPYYYSTYETRDESQPSANKKVLILGGGPNRIGQGIEFDYCCCHASYALKEEGMESIMVNCNPETVSTDYDTSDKLYFEPLTVEDVLNIVDIEKPVGVIVQFGGQTPLNISVPLAKAGVKILGTSPDSIDRAEDRRRFQQMLKKLKLIQPDNGTATSLEGAKKVAHRIGYPVVVRPSYVLGGRAMEIVYDEEGLGNFMEKAVEASPERPILIDKFLEDAIEVDVDAIADGKNCVIGGIMEHIEMAGIHSGDSAMVIPPYTLGEDIIELIKKNTYAMAKELNVKGLLNIQYAVKNNVVYVLEVNPRASRTIPLVSKVIGVPLAKLATKIMLGKTLQELGFTKEKEINYVAVKESVFPFIRFPGADAILGPEMKSTGEVMGIDSTFGVAYAKSQIAAGQKLPQKGNVFISVKNQDKRNIVFIAKKLADLGFKIMATSGTADALMKNDIEVETLPKLHEGRPNIIDLIKDSKVDLIINTPAGKVTKEDEVKIRSQAILYSVPLITTIAGAQASVNGIENLIKRPEVSVKSLQEYHKEIK; from the coding sequence ATGCCCAAGCGCAAAGATATAAATAAGATATTGATAATAGGCTCTGGCCCAATTGTTATTGGCCAGGCCTGTGAATTTGACTATTCTGGTTCTCAAGCCTGTAAGGCTTTAAGAGAAGAAGGTTACTTTACCATCCTTGTAAATAGCAATCCCGCTACTATTATGACCGACCCTGATATGGCAGATGTGACCTACGTTGAGCCACTCACCGTAGAAGTGGTTACAGAGATAATAAGGAAGGAGAGACCCGATGCCATCCTGCCTACACTGGGTGGCCAGACAGGTTTGAACCTGGCCTATTTCTTGATGAAAGAAGGCATACTGGAAAAGTATGGTGTAGAGTCTTTAGGAGCTGATGTCGAGGCTATTTCCAGGGCTGAGGATAGAGAACTGTTTAAGAAGGCAATGCAGGAGATAGGCGTAGATGTTCCCAAAAGTGGAATTGCTACAAATCTGGAAGAGGGAATGAGGATAGGCCTGGAGATAGGATTCCCATTGATTTTGAGACCAGCGTATTGTTTAGGGGGCAGTGGTGGTTCTACTGCTTATAATAAGGAGGAATTGGAAGAGTTTCTAATAAAGGGGCTGGAGATAAGTCCGGTGGGACAAGTATTGGTGGAACAATCTGTACTGGGGTGGAAAGAGATAGAGTATGAAGTGATGAGGGACTGCGTGGATAATGTTATTATGATTACTTCTATGGAGAATGTCGACCCCATGGGTGTACATACCGGGGATAGCATTGTGGTTGCGCCATCGCAGAGCCTGACCAGAGAGGAATACGCACAGTTTGTGAATCTATCTAAAAAGATTATAAGAAAGGTGGGCATAACCGGGGGAGGGGCGAATATTCAATTTGGACAGAACCCGGATAATGGACACATTGTGATTATCGAAGTCAATCCCAGACTTTCCCGGAGTTCAGCTTTAGCTTCTAAAGCTACTGGTTTTCCCATTGCCAGGGTGGCTACAAAATTGGCTGTGGGCTTTACTCTTCCCGAGGTTCTCAATCAGATTACAGGAAAGACAACGTCATTCTTTGAGCCTACGGTTGATTATTGTGTATTTAAAATTTGTAGATTTACTTTTGAAAAATTTCCTCAAGTTCAAAGGGTCATAAATACATCTATGAAAGCAGTCGGTGAAGCGATGTCTATTGGCAGAAACTTTAAGGAAGCACTCCAGAAAGGAATAAGGTCTACTGAGACAGGAAGATTCGGATTGGGTTCGGATGGAAAAGACAAAATAACCGATAAAGCATTGAAATCAGCCTCAGAGGATTTGATTCAGGAAATAAAAGAAAAAATAAGAATTCCCCATGATGAGAGACTATTCTTTATCAGATACGGTCTTGAGCTTGGACTAACTGTCGATGAGATTTACGAGCTATCAAAAATTGATAGGTGGTTCATAGATAATATGAAGCAGATCGTAGAGCTGGGAAAAGAGATAAAGAGATATAAAGGTAAAAATGCAAAAAGCAAGATCAAAATCTCACCAGAGTTACTTAAGAAAGCGAAAAAGGATGGCTTCTCAGATATACAGCTTGCCTATCTTCTAAATTCGACAGAGAAAAAAATAAGATCTTATAGAAAAAAGTGCAATATAAAAGCGGTCTATAAATTGGTAGATACCTGCGCAGGAGAATTTAAAGCGGAGAAACCATATTATTATTCTACATATGAGACCAGGGATGAAAGCCAGCCGTCTGCAAACAAGAAGGTTCTTATCCTGGGAGGGGGACCTAATAGAATCGGGCAGGGTATAGAGTTCGACTACTGTTGTTGTCACGCATCGTATGCTCTAAAAGAAGAAGGCATGGAAAGCATTATGGTAAATTGCAATCCAGAGACTGTCTCCACAGATTATGATACTTCAGACAAATTGTATTTTGAACCTTTGACAGTCGAGGACGTATTAAATATTGTAGATATTGAAAAACCCGTCGGAGTGATAGTTCAGTTTGGAGGCCAGACTCCACTGAACATATCTGTCCCATTAGCCAAGGCAGGAGTGAAGATTTTAGGAACCAGCCCTGATTCTATAGACCGGGCAGAGGATAGAAGAAGGTTCCAACAGATGCTTAAGAAATTGAAACTCATCCAGCCTGATAACGGGACAGCTACCTCATTGGAAGGAGCAAAGAAGGTTGCCCACAGGATAGGATATCCAGTAGTGGTAAGGCCTTCTTATGTTCTCGGCGGTAGAGCAATGGAGATAGTCTATGATGAGGAAGGTTTAGGCAATTTTATGGAAAAAGCAGTGGAGGCATCTCCTGAACGTCCCATTCTTATCGACAAATTCTTGGAAGATGCCATAGAAGTTGACGTGGATGCAATAGCCGACGGTAAGAATTGCGTGATAGGTGGGATTATGGAGCACATTGAAATGGCGGGCATCCATTCCGGCGATAGCGCAATGGTTATTCCTCCTTATACTTTAGGAGAAGACATAATAGAACTCATAAAGAAAAATACTTATGCTATGGCAAAAGAATTGAACGTGAAAGGACTTTTGAATATCCAGTACGCTGTTAAGAATAATGTGGTCTATGTCCTGGAGGTAAATCCCAGGGCAAGTAGAACAATTCCACTTGTGAGCAAGGTCATAGGGGTTCCTCTGGCAAAGCTGGCAACTAAGATAATGCTGGGAAAGACATTGCAAGAGTTAGGATTCACCAAGGAAAAGGAAATCAATTATGTTGCCGTAAAAGAGTCTGTATTTCCTTTTATAAGGTTTCCCGGCGCAGATGCAATCTTGGGCCCGGAGATGAAATCCACAGGGGAGGTTATGGGAATAGATTCCACATTTGGTGTAGCTTATGCGAAGAGCCAGATAGCTGCTGGACAAAAGTTGCCCCAAAAGGGAAATGTATTCATAAGTGTGAAGAATCAGGATAAGAGGAATATAGTGTTCATTGCCAAAAAACTTGCTGACCTCGGGTTTAAGATTATGGCCACTTCTGGCACAGCAGATGCCCTTATGAAGAATGACATAGAAGTAGAGACTCTGCCTAAACTTCACGAAGGAAGGCCTAATATTATTGATTTAATAAAAGATAGCAAAGTAGACCTGATAATAAACACTCCTGCTGGAAAAGTGACCAAAGAGGATGAGGTGAAGATAAGGTCCCAGGCAATTCTTTATAGTGTGCCTCTCATAACTACTATTGCTGGTGCACAGGCATCTGTTAATGGAATTGAGAATTTGATTAAGAGACCAGAGGTGTCTGTAAAATCGTTACAGGAATACCATAAAGAGATAAAATAA